A single region of the Leptolyngbyaceae cyanobacterium genome encodes:
- a CDS encoding ABC transporter permease, translating to MSRSRAIQYYILARLLLAPLMLWTIVTLVFLLLRATPGDPVDAVLGGRAPDSVKEEYRQRLGLADPLWLQYLRYLGSLLNFDLGTSLTSQGQKVWEVIQQHFPATLELASFSMAIALIVGIGIGALSASKPNSSFDVGGRLFGIVTYAIPMYWFGMILQLIFSVQLGWFPIGTRFPISQPAPPTFTGLYTIDSLLNGNLIQFFTTLYYLALPSLTLGILISGIFERIVRVNLKQTLQADYVEAARARGIPERRILFAHALKNALIPVITILGLTFASMLGGAVLTEVTFSWPGLGNRLYQAISERDYPTVQGIMVFFAAIVVTASIAIDIINAYIDPRIRY from the coding sequence ATGTCCCGTTCTCGTGCCATCCAATATTACATTCTCGCTCGTCTGCTACTAGCACCTTTGATGTTGTGGACGATCGTAACTTTAGTATTCTTGCTGTTACGCGCTACCCCAGGCGATCCGGTAGATGCGGTGTTGGGGGGTCGCGCGCCGGATAGCGTGAAAGAAGAGTATCGTCAAAGGTTAGGATTGGCAGACCCTTTGTGGTTGCAATATCTTCGCTATTTGGGATCTTTACTTAATTTCGATTTGGGAACCTCTCTGACTAGTCAGGGACAAAAAGTGTGGGAGGTGATCCAGCAACACTTTCCCGCTACTCTGGAATTGGCTAGTTTTAGTATGGCGATCGCGCTTATTGTCGGAATCGGTATCGGTGCCCTTTCCGCTTCCAAACCTAACTCTTCTTTTGATGTCGGCGGTAGGTTGTTCGGGATCGTCACTTATGCCATTCCGATGTACTGGTTTGGTATGATTTTGCAATTAATTTTTTCCGTCCAGCTTGGTTGGTTCCCCATCGGTACTCGCTTTCCCATTTCTCAACCAGCACCGCCTACTTTTACTGGTTTATATACGATCGACAGTCTCCTCAATGGCAATCTCATTCAATTTTTCACCACTTTGTATTATCTCGCTCTCCCCAGTCTCACCTTGGGTATCCTGATTAGCGGTATTTTCGAGCGGATCGTGCGGGTGAATTTGAAACAAACCCTGCAAGCAGATTATGTAGAAGCAGCGAGAGCAAGAGGAATTCCCGAAAGACGTATTTTATTCGCTCACGCCCTCAAAAATGCCTTAATTCCAGTCATCACTATTTTGGGATTGACTTTTGCATCAATGCTGGGGGGTGCGGTGTTGACAGAAGTGACATTTTCTTGGCCGGGATTGGGAAATCGCTTGTATCAAGCCATTTCCGAGCGAGATTACCCCACCGTCCAGGGAATCATGGTGTTTTTTGCCGCGATCGTCGTTACGGCTAGCATTGCGATCGATATCATCAACGCCTATATCGATCCCCGAATTCGCTACTAA